A window of Sodalis praecaptivus genomic DNA:
CGCAGCGTTTCGTCATATTCCATCAGCGCACGGGTGATACCGTGGCGAATGGCGCCTGCCTGACCGGAGATGCCGCCACCTTTAACGGTGATGTACAGATCCAGTTTGCCCACCATGTCGACCAGCTCCAGCGGTTGGCGAACGACCATGCGGGCGGTTTCGCGACCGAAGTACTGATCCAGACTACGCTGGTTAATAACGATGTTGCCGCTGCCCGCCTTAACGAAGACGCGAGCGGAAGAGCTTTTGCGGCGACCAGTGCCGTAATATTGATTTTCAGCCATTGCCTATAATCCCGATTAAATGTCCAGAACTTGCGGTTGCTGTGCCGCGTGGTTGTGCTCGGTACCGGCGTAAACTTTCAGTTTACGGAACATAGCACGACCCAGCGGGCCTTTTGGCAGCATGCCTTTAACCGCGATTTCAATCACACGCTCAGGGCGGCGGGCAATCATCTCTTCAAAGGTCGCTTGTTTGATACCACCGACGTGACCGGTGTAGTGATAGTAGATCTTATCGTTACGCTTGTTGCCGGTAACGGCCACTTTGTCAGCGTTCAGAACAATGAGATAATCACCGGTATCCACATGCGGCGTATATTCCGCTTTATGCTTGCCGCGCAGACGACGAGCCAGTTCGGTAGCAAGACGGCCAAGGGTTTTCCCTTCGGCGTCGACAACATACCAGTCACGTTTGACCGTTTCCGGCTTTGCTGTAAAAGTTTTCATTAAAAGCTTACCCAATTTAAGTTACACGTTGGTGAACACCCAAACGCTTCAATGAACAGTTATGAGGCTCACACGGCTTTCAGTCCAGCAAACCTACCCCTTCGAGTAGCCGTTGCTGGCGCGATTGAAGTTTTGGGAAAAAACCTCAATGTAACGTGGGGTCGCAAGATTATAGAGAAGTCATCCGCAAAGATCGACCCTTTTTTACGTCATCAGGGCTGATGCGCCAACCGGAGATACTCCTCGCTCTGCATTTCCTGCAAACGCGACAAGCAGCGCTGGTACTCGAAGCGCAGCAGCTGCCCCTGATAGAGCGCGGCCATCGGCACGCTGGCGGCGACCACCAGCTTGACGTGGCGCTCGTAGAACTCATCCACCAGCGCCAAAAATCGGCGGGCGGTATTTTCCTCGTCGCTGCTCATCGGCCGCACATTGTGCAGCAGGACGCTATGAAAGCGCTCGGAGAGCACAATATAGTCGTTTTGACTGCGCGCGCCGCCGCACAGCTCGGCGAAATCCAGCGCCACCACCCCGTCGGTCACGCCCAGGGTCGGCAGCGGCCGATGATTGATTTCCAGCGCCGGGGCGTCGCCCTCAAGCGCGAGATGTTTCCCCGCCAGGGCGCTGAACATCCGCGCCATCGCCCGGTCCGTCTCGCCGCCGAGGGGGGTGAGCCACAAATTGGCCTGCGTCAAGGTGCGCAGCCGGTAATCGATGCCGGCATCGACATTCATCACTTCGCAATGGCGTTTGATAAGTTCTATGGCCGGCAGGAAACGCGCGCGCTGTAACCCGTTGCGGTAAAGATCGTCCGGCGGAATATTGGAGGTGGCCACAAGCGTAATGCCGCGGGCAAACAGCGCCTGCATTAGGGTACCCAGCAGCATCGCGTCGGTAATATCGGTGACGAAGAATTCATCAAAGCAGAGCACGTCGGTCTCGGTTTTGAAGCCGTCGGCGATGATCTCCAGCGGATCCTGGTGGCCCTGGAGACGGGTCATCTCCTCATGCACCCGCAGCATAAAGCGGTGGAAATGCAGCCGCAGTTTACGCTCGCCGGGCAGGCTGCGATAAAATAAATCCATCAGCCAGGTCTTGCCTCTGCCTACTCCGCCCCACATATATAAACCCTGGACCGGCTCGTCCGTTGCGCGCTCACCCTTGCCACGCCATTTTTTGCCCAGCAGGCGTAACAGGCCCGAGGGGGCGCTGGCGGCGGTGTGTTGCGCCGCGCCCAACTGCTGGTGGATCCGGTCCAGGCGGGCAATGGCGGCGGCCTGGACGTCATCGGGCTGGTATTCCCCTTGCGCCAGCATCTGCTGATAAAGGGACAACGGCGAGGTGGCTTGCATGTGGCTGACGTTCCCTGAATGAAAATGAAAGGTAAAAAAGCGCGTGCCGCACATCCTAAACAGCGGCGCGGTCGAACACAATAGCCCCGCGTCCCGGCCGGTAACCCGTCGTCACACTCTCCGGTTCCACTGATGGCGCGTTACCGGTTATAGTGAAGCTAACTGTGTATTAAACCCTGCGGGACAACGAAGTCAAAAATAGGAGTCATTATGACCTGGGAATATGCGCTGATTGGGTTGGTGGTGGGCATTATCATCGGTGCGGTCGCCATGCGGTTCGGTAATCGTAAACTGCGTCAGCAGCAAACGCTTCAGCACGAGCTGGAGAAGAGTAAAGCCGAGCTGGACGAGTATCGCGAAGAGCTGACCAGCCATTTCGCCCGCAGCGCCGAATTGTTGGACAATATGGCCGACGATTACCGTCAGCTGTATCAGCATATGGCCAAAAGCTCCAATAGCCTGCTGCCGGACCAGCGCCGCGAAGATAACCCGTTCCGCTATCGCCTGACCGAAGCGGAAGCGGACAACGATCAAATCCCGGCGGAAATGCAGCCGCGGGATTACCCGGAAAGCGCCAGCGGCTTGCTGCGCACCACGCGCGGTTTGCGCAAATAGCGCCGCCAGCCCGCGTTTTGCCGGCGTCGACGCGCGCCCCGGCTGAACTTTTCCGTGCCCGGCAGGGTCATAATGGCGATTATGCTACCGTCACCGGGTGCCTGAACCAGGGTATCTGATACGAAAACGAGCGAGTTAACGTTACAATGAAAACAACACCTCTATTCAGCGCATTGGCGCTCAGTATCGGGCTGAGCCTACTCCCTTTTTCGGCGCCCCGGGCGGCGCTGCCGGCCGAAGTGGCGGGGCAGTCCATGCCCAGCCTGGCGCCGATGCTGACCAAAGTCCTGCCGGCGGTGGTAAGCGTCCATGTGGAAGGCTCCCAGCCCGTCCGGCGTCCCACGCTGCCCAAGGAATTTAAATACTTCTTCGGTCCCGACGCCCCGGGCGGCAACGGCGGAACGCGTCCGTTTGAAGGGCTGGGGTCAGGGGTCATCATCAACGCCGCGAAGGGTTATGTGATCACCAACAATCATGTGGTCAACGGCGCGGACAAAATCAAAGTGCAGCTCAATGACGGTCGCGAATTCGACGCTAAGCTGGTAGGGCACGACGAGCAGACCGATCTGGCGCTGCTGCAGTTGCCCTCGCCGAAAAACCTCAGCGAGGTGACCATGGCCGACTCCGACGCCCTTAAGGTCGGCGATTTCGCGGTCGCGGTGGGTAACCCGTTCGGCCTCGGCCAGACCGCCACGTC
This region includes:
- the rpsI gene encoding 30S ribosomal protein S9 → MAENQYYGTGRRKSSSARVFVKAGSGNIVINQRSLDQYFGRETARMVVRQPLELVDMVGKLDLYITVKGGGISGQAGAIRHGITRALMEYDETLRADLRKAGFVTRDARQVERKKVGLRKARRRPQFSKR
- the rplM gene encoding 50S ribosomal protein L13, translated to MKTFTAKPETVKRDWYVVDAEGKTLGRLATELARRLRGKHKAEYTPHVDTGDYLIVLNADKVAVTGNKRNDKIYYHYTGHVGGIKQATFEEMIARRPERVIEIAVKGMLPKGPLGRAMFRKLKVYAGTEHNHAAQQPQVLDI
- the zapE gene encoding cell division protein ZapE, translating into MQATSPLSLYQQMLAQGEYQPDDVQAAAIARLDRIHQQLGAAQHTAASAPSGLLRLLGKKWRGKGERATDEPVQGLYMWGGVGRGKTWLMDLFYRSLPGERKLRLHFHRFMLRVHEEMTRLQGHQDPLEIIADGFKTETDVLCFDEFFVTDITDAMLLGTLMQALFARGITLVATSNIPPDDLYRNGLQRARFLPAIELIKRHCEVMNVDAGIDYRLRTLTQANLWLTPLGGETDRAMARMFSALAGKHLALEGDAPALEINHRPLPTLGVTDGVVALDFAELCGGARSQNDYIVLSERFHSVLLHNVRPMSSDEENTARRFLALVDEFYERHVKLVVAASVPMAALYQGQLLRFEYQRCLSRLQEMQSEEYLRLAHQP
- the zapG gene encoding Z-ring associated protein ZapG; the encoded protein is MTWEYALIGLVVGIIIGAVAMRFGNRKLRQQQTLQHELEKSKAELDEYREELTSHFARSAELLDNMADDYRQLYQHMAKSSNSLLPDQRREDNPFRYRLTEAEADNDQIPAEMQPRDYPESASGLLRTTRGLRK